A window of the Tiliqua scincoides isolate rTilSci1 chromosome 5, rTilSci1.hap2, whole genome shotgun sequence genome harbors these coding sequences:
- the LOC136654051 gene encoding perforin-1-like: MYHISPAVDCTVCENPLLEGKPVQRLPLIMSDWKAHTPCQQNVEHSVQQSVIGVAEGWAALEVKNDWRHELDLKISPNDKVQRALAGSHSRATEICKRRSSEDKYIFLLHHITCPHYKFRIGKDRFLSKEFENKVKNLPEKYNSSSKPDYFDLISSYGTHFVTEMDMGARARFLSAVPVCVALLEGTTASDISRCLAIDLGLTLSFDGVKNSPDFLMCKEKKKNPNFYNALELITQEFWGTLYTLNGTKWIENTKSWPALLSYSLEPLHTLVDKADPQREGLQQAVSQYVRERALRRNCTKPCPPGSQPSASDFCSCECPNNNFTTSMCCAPKRGLAKLTVTIERAKDLWGDLITRSDGYVSVSFQKRRMCTHTVWNNNNPSWNVILDFGVVQLNKDLNKLEVEVWDQDFGWNDNLLGHCSQALETFTYNCAQLVKGLPLLRLQGIWNRQPSDDISGHNSSSTL; the protein is encoded by the exons ATGTATCACATTAGTCCTGCCGTGGACTGCACTGTGTGTGAGAATCCCTTGCTGGAAGGGAAGCCAGTTCAGAGGCTTCCCTTGATCATGAGCGACTGGAAAGCCCACACTCCCTGCCAGCAGAATGTGGAACATTCAGTGCAACAGTCGGTTATTGGTGTTGCTGAAGGTTGGGCAGCACTGGAAGTGAAAAATGACTGGAGGCATGAGCTGGACCTGAAGATCAGCCCCAATGATAAGGTCCAGCGGGCTCTCGCAGGATCACATTCCAGAGCGACTGAAATCTGCAAACGTAGGAGTTCAGAGGACAAGTACATCTTTCTTCTCCATCACATCACTTGTCCACACTACAA GTTCCGCATCGGCAAAGACCGATTTCTGAGCAAAGAGTTTGAAAACAAGGTAAAGAATCTCCCCGAAAAGTATAACTCCAGCTCAAAGCCAGACTATTTTGACCTCATTAGCAGCTATGGGACTCATTTTGTAACAGAGATGGACATGGGAGCACGTGCAAGGTTCCTGTCAGCTGTTCCAGTGTGCGTGGCACTGCTGGAAGGCACCACTGCCTCTGATATAAGTCGTTGCCTGGCAATTGATTTGGGTCTTACTCTCAGTTTTGATGGAGTGAAAAACAGCCCTGACTTCCTGATGtgtaaagaaaagaagaaaaacccaAATTTCTATAATGCGTTAGAGTTAATCACCCAAGAGTTTTGGGGTACTCTTTATACTTTAAATGGCACAAAATGGATAGAAAATACAAAATCCTGGCCTGCCTTGCTCTCCTACTCCCTAGAGCCACTCCATACCTTGGTGGATAAGGCTGACCCTCAGAGGGAGGGCTTGCAGCAGGCAGTGAGCCAGTATGTGAGAGAAAGAGCTCTGCGGAGAAACTGCACCAAGCCTTGCCCACCAGGATCCCAGCCTAGCGCCAGTGACTTCTGTTCTTGTGAGTGTCCCAACAATAACTTCACCACCTCCATGTGCTGCGCACCAAAGCGAGGCCTGGCCAAGCTGACGGTGACAATTGAACGTGCTAAAGACTTGTGGGGGGACCTCATCACACGTTCCGATGGCTACGTCAGCGTGTCCTTCCAAAAGAGACGGATGTGCACACACACTGTGTGGAACAACAACAACCCATCATGGAATGTCATCTTGGATTTTGGAGTTGTCCAGCTCAACAAGGATCTCAACAAGCTGGAAGTGGAAGTCTGGGATCAGGACTTTGGATGGAATGATAACCTCCTGGGACACTGCAGCCAGGCTCTGGAAACATTTACATACAA CTGTGCTCAGCTTGTCAAGGGCTTGCCGCTCCTGCGGCTTCAGGGGATCTGGAACAGGCAACCTTCAGATGATATCTCTGGGCATAacagcagctctaccctctaa
- the LOC136654052 gene encoding perforin-1-like has protein sequence MYHISPAVDCTVCENPLLEGKPLQRLPLIMSDWKAHTPCQQNVEHSVQQSVIGVAEGWAALEVKNDWRHELDLKISPRDKVQWALAGSHSEAIQRCIQKNSVDKYMFLLHHITCSHYKFRIGKDRFLSKHFENQVKNLPEKYDSSSKPDYFDLIRSYGTHFVTEMDMGVRARFLSAVPVCLAVLEGTTASDISRCLAIDLGLALSFDGVKNSPDFLMCKEKKKNPNFYNALQLMTEEIWGDFYFYNSIEWIKNTKSWPALLSYSLEPLHTLVDKADPRREGLRQAVSQYVRERALWRNCTKPCPPGSQPSASDFCSCECPNNNFTTSMCCAPKRGLAKLTVTIERAEDLWGDLITRSDGYVSVSFQKRRMCTHTVWNNNNPSWNVILDFGVVQLNKDFNKLEVEVWDQDFGWNDNLLGHCSQALKSWKYESATCYLDLGCAQLVKGLPLLRLQGIWNRQPSDDISGHNSSSTL, from the exons ATGTATCACATAAGTCCTGCCGTGGACTGCACTGTGTGTGAGAATCCCTTGCTGGAAGGGAAGCCACTTCAGAGGCTTCCCTTGATCATGAGCGACTGGAAAGCCCACACTCCCTGCCAGCAGAACGTGGAACACTCAGTGCAACAGTCGGTTATTGGTGTGGCTGAAGGTTGGGCAGCACTGGAAGTGAAAAATGACTGGAGGCATGAGCTGGACCTGAAGATCAGCCCCAGAGATAAGGTCCAGTGGGCTCTCGCAGGATCACATTCCGAAGCAATTCAAAGATGCATACAGAAGAATTCAGTGGACAAGTACATGTTTCTTCTCCATCACATCACTTGCTCACACTACAA GTTCCGCATCGGCAAAGACCGATTTCTGAGCAAACACTTTGAAAACCAGGTAAAGAATCTCCCCGAAAAGTATGACTCCAGCTCAAAGCCAGACTATTTTGACCTCATTAGAAGCTATGGGACTCATTTTGTAACAGAGATGGACATGGGAGTACGTGCAAGGTTCCTGTCAGCTGTTCCAGTGTGCCtggcagtgctggaaggcaccACTGCCTCTGATATAAGTCGTTGCCTGGCAATTGATTTGGGTCTTGCTCTCAGTTTTGATGGAGTGAAAAACAGCCCTGACTTCCTGATGtgtaaagaaaagaagaaaaacccaAATTTCTACAATGCGTTACAGTTAATGACCGAAGAGATTTggggtgatttttatttttataatagcATAGAATGGATAAAAAATACAAAATCCTGGCCTGCCTTGCTCTCCTACTCCCTAGAGCCACTCCATACCTTGGTGGATAAGGCTGACCCTCGGAGGGAGGGCTTGCGGCAGGCAGTGAGCCAGTATGTGAGAGAAAGAGCTCTGTGGAGAAACTGCACCAAGCCTTGCCCACCAGGATCCCAGCCTAGCGCCAGTGACTTCTGTTCTTGTGAGTGTCCCAACAATAACTTCACCACCTCCATGTGCTGCGCACCAAAGCGAGGCCTGGCCAAGCTGACGGTGACAATTGAACGTGCTGAAGACTTGTGGGGGGACCTCATCACACGTTCCGATGGCTACGTCAGTGTGTCCTTCCAAAAGAGACGGATGTGCACACACACTGTGTGGAACAACAACAACCCATCATGGAATGTCATCTTGGATTTTGGAGTTGTCCAGCTCAACAAGGATTTCAACAAGCTGGAAGTGGAAGTCTGGGATCAGGACTTTGGATGGAATGATAACCTCCTGGGACATTGCAGCCAGGCTCTGAAATCATGGAAATATGAGTCCGCAACCTGCTATTTGGATCTCGG CTGTGCTCAGCTTGTCAAGGGCTTGCCGCTCCTGCGGCTTCAGGGGATCTGGAACAGGCAACCTTCAGATGATATCTCTGGGCATAacagcagctctaccctctaa